A stretch of Enterobacter cloacae complex sp. ECNIH7 DNA encodes these proteins:
- a CDS encoding DUF7446 family protein, whose protein sequence is MQNNKNLEYRVDYIPLGGRLFAGFVRCDNGKWEGSRHEVTEQALLAVGKKLLSEGNGMQMQLPDGRVFRLSAVISDSDEAEVHVAQF, encoded by the coding sequence ATGCAGAACAATAAAAACCTCGAATATCGGGTGGACTATATACCACTGGGTGGCCGTCTCTTTGCCGGTTTTGTCAGGTGTGATAATGGCAAATGGGAAGGTAGCAGGCATGAAGTCACCGAACAGGCCCTGCTCGCTGTCGGAAAGAAGCTTCTGAGCGAGGGTAATGGAATGCAGATGCAACTGCCTGATGGGCGAGTGTTTCGTCTGTCAGCTGTCATCAGTGATTCGGATGAAGCGGAGGTGCATGTTGCTCAGTTTTAA
- a CDS encoding TIGR03749 family integrating conjugative element protein: MKKFSVILLTLVLVSAGARAVELMKWERIPLQIPLTVGQERIVFVNKNVRVGFPPALNDKLRIQSSGGVVYLDAKEAFPVTRLELQNKENGEILLLDVSAAPGKTTREPVKIVYDGEVATASATDKQTVSSDGDSAGRQSSAEAKAESRRPAKLNAPLPVVLTRYAAQNIYGPLRTVEPVPGVSPVSLKLPPRITTLMPSESVSVTPMAAWSLQGSSVIALQVRNRSAVKVILDPRSLQGQFTTATFQHRWLGRAGTPEDTTVLYLVTTGRPESAFIAEQRLPESEGKESKRSNRGAHK; encoded by the coding sequence TTGAAAAAATTCTCAGTGATCCTGCTGACCCTGGTACTGGTCTCAGCCGGAGCTCGTGCTGTTGAGCTTATGAAATGGGAACGGATACCGTTGCAGATTCCCCTGACTGTAGGGCAGGAGCGAATCGTTTTTGTAAACAAAAACGTGCGAGTGGGGTTTCCGCCCGCACTCAACGACAAGCTGCGTATTCAAAGCTCCGGAGGTGTAGTTTATCTCGATGCGAAAGAAGCCTTTCCGGTGACGAGACTGGAACTTCAGAACAAGGAAAACGGGGAAATACTTCTACTTGATGTTTCTGCTGCCCCCGGTAAAACCACGCGGGAACCTGTCAAAATTGTCTACGACGGAGAAGTGGCTACCGCTTCGGCGACCGATAAACAGACGGTCAGCAGTGATGGGGACAGTGCCGGCCGTCAGTCGTCGGCAGAGGCAAAGGCAGAAAGCCGGAGGCCCGCAAAACTCAATGCGCCGCTGCCCGTTGTCCTGACTCGTTATGCCGCACAGAACATTTATGGACCGTTGAGAACGGTAGAGCCCGTACCGGGAGTAAGTCCGGTTTCACTGAAGCTTCCCCCCCGGATCACCACACTTATGCCCTCTGAGTCCGTCAGCGTCACGCCGATGGCTGCCTGGAGTCTGCAGGGCAGCAGTGTAATTGCGCTGCAGGTGCGTAACCGATCAGCAGTAAAGGTCATCCTCGACCCTCGTTCGCTGCAAGGTCAGTTTACTACTGCGACTTTCCAGCACCGTTGGCTGGGGCGTGCCGGTACACCGGAAGACACGACAGTTCTATATCTGGTTACTACAGGACGTCCCGAAAGTGCCTTTATTGCTGAACAGCGTTTACCCGAATCTGAAGGAAAGGAGAGTAAGCGGAGTAACCGAGGAGCGCATAAATGA
- a CDS encoding TIGR03745 family integrating conjugative element membrane protein, protein MKFTFFRHFRSAYSRAGYLLLTGLLTASQAMADLPAVEQPTSGGGGGTYNTVMGYIKMGALAIGLLVCVGAFFAVAHAVITAFHDIRRGKGEWTQFLVYLVVGIILILLVIYLATKASDIL, encoded by the coding sequence ATGAAATTCACTTTCTTCAGGCATTTTCGTTCTGCCTATTCCCGTGCGGGATATTTGTTGCTTACCGGTCTCTTAACTGCAAGTCAGGCTATGGCAGACTTGCCAGCTGTTGAACAGCCAACATCTGGAGGCGGTGGCGGAACCTACAACACCGTTATGGGCTACATCAAAATGGGGGCACTTGCGATAGGGCTTCTCGTATGTGTCGGTGCTTTTTTTGCCGTAGCGCATGCCGTGATTACCGCATTTCACGATATCCGTCGTGGTAAGGGGGAATGGACTCAGTTCCTGGTCTATCTGGTTGTCGGCATCATCCTCATCCTTTTGGTTATTTACCTCGCAACTAAAGCTTCAGATATCCTGTAA
- a CDS encoding TIGR03752 family integrating conjugative element protein, whose amino-acid sequence MKKPASNLLVKIAVPVVVVGAIMIGVKSCTDKNDKNEAGQKTSNVALKDLTPEDLKALGVEGDTAQDTLRTLVGSYRKVQGRLDSLESDNKTLADENKELKKNSTNVDQQISQAVGQVRSEEAQKRAQLSSQVTDLSSQVNQLLDQLKNGSSGLTAGNKGNAAGSDIPVGLGYDNGLTGGAGNISQTDGNGLQWVEPKDGIATDANGRPVSDKNSNNATGFSFATSFGAAGDAARQATSAVSTTVQNNIPGSEKNAAPVYTLPENSTLVGSRAMTALLGRIPIDGKVTDPYPFKVMIGKDNLTANGIELPDVQGAIVSGTATGDWTLSCVRGAITSITFVFTDGTVRTLPSPEGQGSNGGNQNSQGGNNSSIGWLSDDNGIPCISGTRKSNASTYLPTIAVLAAASAAGDAVAENQNTSQTNGYGGVTSTLTGDAGQAVLGKALSGGMRETVDWVKARYGQTFDAIYVPPGQKVALHITRQLAIDYEEKGRKVKYDNFSLAGSSTGMD is encoded by the coding sequence ATGAAAAAGCCTGCTTCAAACCTGCTTGTGAAAATTGCGGTTCCCGTCGTAGTGGTGGGCGCCATCATGATTGGGGTTAAATCCTGTACAGATAAAAACGATAAAAATGAAGCAGGCCAGAAAACCTCTAATGTCGCCCTTAAGGATCTGACACCAGAAGATCTCAAAGCGCTGGGTGTGGAAGGTGACACCGCGCAGGATACTTTGCGTACCCTGGTTGGTAGTTACCGTAAGGTTCAGGGGCGGCTTGACAGCCTTGAAAGCGATAATAAAACGCTTGCTGATGAAAATAAGGAGCTGAAAAAAAATAGCACCAATGTTGATCAGCAAATCAGCCAGGCTGTGGGGCAAGTTCGTTCCGAAGAGGCCCAAAAACGTGCACAACTGAGTTCTCAGGTTACTGATCTGAGCTCGCAGGTGAACCAACTTCTTGATCAACTCAAAAATGGGTCCTCCGGCTTAACGGCAGGAAATAAAGGTAACGCTGCAGGCAGCGATATTCCTGTGGGACTGGGTTATGACAATGGTCTGACCGGAGGCGCGGGAAATATATCTCAAACAGATGGAAACGGGTTGCAATGGGTTGAACCGAAAGATGGTATTGCCACGGATGCGAACGGTCGACCGGTCTCAGATAAAAACAGTAATAACGCGACTGGTTTTTCTTTTGCCACCTCCTTTGGCGCTGCAGGTGATGCAGCCAGGCAGGCTACGTCAGCAGTAAGTACAACGGTACAGAACAACATTCCCGGATCTGAAAAAAATGCCGCCCCTGTTTATACCCTTCCGGAAAACTCCACGCTTGTGGGTAGTCGGGCCATGACCGCGCTGTTGGGACGTATTCCCATTGATGGCAAGGTGACTGACCCTTACCCGTTCAAAGTGATGATCGGAAAAGACAACCTGACGGCAAATGGCATTGAATTGCCTGATGTACAGGGGGCGATCGTTTCGGGAACCGCTACGGGGGACTGGACGCTTTCCTGCGTGCGTGGCGCCATAACCAGCATCACTTTTGTTTTTACTGATGGCACTGTTCGTACGCTTCCTTCACCTGAGGGGCAAGGCAGTAATGGTGGTAATCAGAACAGCCAGGGTGGGAATAACAGCAGTATTGGCTGGTTGTCAGATGACAACGGCATTCCATGCATTTCGGGTACCCGAAAATCAAACGCTTCTACTTATCTGCCAACCATTGCCGTACTTGCAGCTGCCAGCGCAGCTGGTGATGCCGTGGCCGAAAACCAGAATACCAGCCAGACCAATGGCTATGGTGGTGTGACGTCAACGCTGACGGGGGATGCCGGTCAGGCAGTGTTGGGTAAGGCGTTATCCGGCGGTATGCGTGAGACCGTTGACTGGGTTAAAGCGCGATATGGTCAGACGTTTGACGCGATCTATGTACCGCCTGGACAAAAAGTGGCTTTACATATCACTCGTCAGCTGGCGATTGATTATGAAGAAAAAGGCCGCAAGGTGAAATATGACAATTTCAGCCTCGCTGGTAGCAGCACGGGCATGGACTGA
- a CDS encoding TIGR03750 family conjugal transfer protein: MAVIDFLPDRLNNPPVVWKGFTSGEFVLAAVIGVIAGIPLAIPLALVPFVGWLAFPTCMLLMPLLVIFFGGNWIASYKRGKPENYIWQRLEELRCRARMSRTMILDSRAWELKRTKPVPLMRGGKV; the protein is encoded by the coding sequence ATGGCCGTCATTGATTTCCTCCCTGACAGACTGAACAACCCCCCCGTGGTCTGGAAAGGGTTCACATCCGGGGAGTTTGTGCTGGCGGCCGTCATCGGTGTTATTGCCGGTATCCCTCTGGCAATACCGTTAGCTCTGGTTCCTTTTGTCGGATGGCTGGCTTTTCCGACGTGCATGCTGCTGATGCCGCTGTTGGTTATTTTTTTTGGCGGCAACTGGATTGCCAGCTACAAGCGCGGTAAGCCAGAAAATTATATCTGGCAACGTCTGGAGGAATTGCGCTGCCGTGCACGTATGTCCCGAACCATGATTCTGGATAGCAGGGCGTGGGAACTTAAACGAACGAAACCTGTTCCGTTGATGCGCGGAGGGAAAGTATGA
- a CDS encoding TIGR03756 family integrating conjugative element protein encodes MKSFSFRPRRLAIATLLVCSGTMASVNTANLLASAASTDCISWRVSGICYWLLCTPFGCTVKTSVKVTHFIPEAVVSAYLNPGDNPWTEMATVSDAASGAEGSLLESVTGVSTGGGRQEMKAPGERKQNLHFYYGDAWGHPATKIIGGMVPGYSCDSAATPFMPYFNSSLDALVWRTGVPETLYPEALIPGQREIGETTSGNMWGNVYPRSGFVTQTDSYKSAAVVVQRVADVITRSGQLHVYNPLTGQKSPGYWPPEPVKENTGTKNHKWQRLSPQLSQTCAVFPDTNGQIAQDGNYAWALWQPYSCCKRRGQTFLSSTDFS; translated from the coding sequence ATGAAATCTTTCTCCTTCCGCCCACGTCGACTGGCGATCGCCACATTGCTGGTTTGTTCCGGCACCATGGCCAGCGTCAATACAGCGAATCTTCTGGCCAGCGCGGCAAGTACAGACTGTATCAGCTGGCGTGTCAGTGGTATCTGCTACTGGTTATTGTGTACTCCATTTGGTTGCACGGTGAAAACCTCGGTAAAAGTGACGCATTTCATTCCGGAGGCTGTGGTATCGGCTTACCTCAATCCCGGAGATAACCCCTGGACTGAAATGGCCACAGTTAGTGACGCCGCCAGCGGTGCTGAAGGTTCCCTGCTGGAAAGTGTGACGGGCGTGAGTACGGGGGGCGGTCGTCAGGAGATGAAAGCTCCCGGGGAACGTAAGCAGAACCTGCATTTCTATTACGGCGACGCCTGGGGCCATCCAGCTACGAAAATCATTGGCGGTATGGTGCCGGGCTATTCATGCGACAGCGCTGCTACTCCTTTCATGCCCTATTTCAACAGCTCACTGGATGCTCTGGTCTGGCGAACGGGCGTCCCGGAGACCCTTTATCCCGAAGCACTCATCCCCGGGCAACGAGAAATCGGGGAAACCACATCCGGCAATATGTGGGGGAACGTTTATCCACGTAGCGGGTTTGTCACCCAGACAGACAGTTACAAATCAGCAGCGGTTGTAGTTCAGCGTGTCGCTGACGTCATTACCCGCTCCGGCCAGCTCCATGTCTACAACCCCCTTACGGGACAGAAGTCCCCGGGTTACTGGCCACCCGAGCCGGTAAAAGAAAATACCGGCACGAAAAACCACAAATGGCAGCGACTTTCGCCTCAGTTGTCCCAGACCTGTGCAGTGTTTCCCGACACCAATGGCCAGATTGCCCAGGACGGTAACTATGCCTGGGCATTGTGGCAACCGTACAGCTGCTGCAAACGTCGCGGCCAGACGTTCCTTTCCAGCACCGATTTCTCATAA
- a CDS encoding conjugative transfer ATPase produces MAFPLFGRRRASQDAHQYGNGPFSVSGYEPLTREGQLTHSDEARLYSTAPSIIDHVPWGEYLPEHECILLDDGVSVGAVYEIIPVGTEGRPETRLDEICNIAENALQDSLPELDDHQWVVQFFCQDDSDLSTYMDTIRGYVRPRAQGTAFTKAWLAEQERHLENVAVEQGLFVDEAVTGAAWRGQIRRTRMVVYRWVETPYRDPMPPEVLLKQVCDRLTAALSGAGIRCEKQNGEQIHSWLLRWFNPAPAWVDKKTLYRCAKHSDHAPGDLPLLNDFSESLWFTRPRSDAESGVWWFDDVAHKAVPVARLRTAPSTGHLTGEVKRGDNVNAIMDLLPEGTVLAMTLVVQPQDKLEESFASLSRNSMGENVDSLRAREDAATARNFLGNKHKLYRAAITLLIKAQDKETLDKRYLDLSSKLLNCGMEPINPEHDIGPLSSYMRALPMCFNPQMDKHNWYTRLMFVQHFACLAPIYGRDTGTGHPGLTFWNRGGGPLSVDPLNKNDRTQNAHLLLFGPTGAGKSATALDKLAQMVAIYRPRIFLLEAGNSFGLFGDYCNSLGLSVHRVSIKPGKVISLAPFGDSHLLMQAKPETLVTSEEALPDIDEDDEDKDEERDILGEMEIAARLMITGGEAAEEERMTRADRGMIREAILIAARKAFDENRQMLPEDLMFSLENIARDVSMGEDGREKRTPARRARAEEMAEALRMFTEGFEGELFNRPGAQWPEADVTIVDLGTLAREGYEAQMAVAVISLLNTINNIAEREQFSDRDIIVPIDEAHIVTANPLLGPYATKIVKMWRKLGSWLWLFTQNLEDFPDTAKKMLNMAEWWICLVMPPDEVEQIARFKTLTEEQKAMLLSATKLPRKYTEGVILSRKVQALFRAVPPSLYLALGMTEKEEKAERRAIMNELNCPELEAAFHVARRLDEKRGIGTIQGTI; encoded by the coding sequence ATGGCTTTCCCCCTATTTGGCCGACGTCGAGCGTCTCAGGATGCTCATCAGTACGGTAACGGTCCGTTTTCCGTCAGTGGGTATGAACCGCTTACCCGGGAAGGGCAACTGACTCATTCAGATGAAGCGCGTCTGTATTCCACTGCACCTTCCATTATCGATCATGTTCCATGGGGCGAGTATTTGCCAGAGCATGAATGCATTCTGCTTGACGATGGTGTATCCGTTGGGGCCGTATATGAGATTATCCCGGTGGGCACTGAAGGGCGCCCGGAAACACGTCTGGACGAGATCTGCAATATCGCTGAGAACGCCCTACAGGACAGTCTCCCTGAACTGGATGATCATCAATGGGTGGTACAGTTTTTCTGCCAGGATGACTCTGATCTCTCTACTTATATGGATACTATCAGAGGCTATGTCAGGCCAAGAGCTCAGGGAACCGCATTCACTAAAGCCTGGCTGGCTGAACAGGAGCGCCACCTTGAAAATGTGGCGGTGGAACAGGGGCTTTTTGTAGACGAGGCTGTCACAGGGGCCGCCTGGAGAGGGCAAATTCGCAGAACGCGCATGGTGGTTTACCGTTGGGTTGAGACACCGTATCGTGACCCCATGCCACCGGAGGTGCTGCTGAAACAGGTCTGCGATCGCCTGACAGCAGCTCTGAGCGGTGCCGGTATCCGGTGCGAAAAGCAGAACGGCGAGCAAATCCATAGTTGGCTGTTGCGCTGGTTCAACCCGGCGCCGGCGTGGGTCGATAAGAAAACATTGTATCGTTGCGCAAAACACTCCGATCATGCACCGGGCGATCTGCCTCTTCTGAATGATTTCAGCGAAAGCCTCTGGTTTACCCGCCCGCGAAGTGATGCCGAAAGCGGTGTGTGGTGGTTTGATGATGTGGCACATAAAGCTGTTCCGGTTGCCCGCCTGCGTACTGCACCTTCCACTGGTCATCTGACGGGGGAGGTAAAACGTGGTGATAATGTGAATGCCATTATGGATCTGCTTCCGGAAGGGACAGTTCTGGCCATGACCCTGGTGGTTCAGCCTCAGGACAAACTTGAAGAAAGTTTTGCGAGCCTGAGCCGCAATTCAATGGGGGAGAATGTTGATTCCCTGCGTGCTCGTGAAGACGCTGCTACAGCGCGTAATTTCCTGGGAAACAAACACAAACTTTACCGTGCGGCCATCACACTGCTTATCAAGGCTCAGGACAAGGAAACACTCGATAAACGGTATCTTGATCTCAGCAGTAAATTACTGAACTGTGGGATGGAACCGATAAATCCAGAACACGATATTGGCCCTCTCAGCAGTTATATGCGTGCGTTACCCATGTGCTTTAACCCTCAAATGGATAAACACAACTGGTACACGCGCCTTATGTTTGTACAGCATTTTGCATGTCTCGCCCCTATTTATGGTCGTGACACCGGTACTGGTCACCCGGGGCTTACGTTCTGGAATCGTGGTGGTGGCCCCCTGTCCGTAGATCCACTTAATAAAAATGACCGTACCCAGAATGCGCACCTGCTGCTTTTCGGGCCGACAGGTGCCGGTAAATCTGCCACTGCGCTCGATAAACTGGCTCAGATGGTGGCAATCTACCGCCCCCGTATATTTTTGCTGGAAGCGGGTAACAGCTTCGGTCTGTTTGGAGATTACTGTAATTCGCTGGGGCTCTCAGTGCACCGTGTCAGTATCAAGCCTGGTAAGGTTATTTCACTTGCTCCGTTTGGCGATTCACATCTGCTCATGCAGGCGAAACCTGAGACGCTAGTGACAAGCGAAGAGGCCCTCCCTGACATTGATGAAGATGATGAGGACAAGGACGAAGAACGTGACATTCTGGGTGAAATGGAGATTGCAGCGCGGTTGATGATCACCGGTGGTGAAGCAGCAGAAGAGGAGCGAATGACACGCGCCGACCGCGGTATGATTCGTGAGGCGATACTCATTGCGGCTCGTAAAGCGTTTGACGAAAACCGCCAGATGCTACCGGAAGATTTAATGTTCTCGCTTGAGAACATTGCCCGCGATGTCAGCATGGGAGAAGACGGCCGCGAGAAACGCACGCCAGCGCGACGTGCGCGAGCTGAAGAGATGGCAGAAGCATTACGCATGTTTACCGAAGGTTTTGAAGGGGAGTTGTTTAACCGTCCGGGCGCGCAATGGCCAGAGGCAGACGTGACTATTGTTGATTTAGGTACGCTGGCGCGTGAAGGCTATGAAGCTCAGATGGCCGTTGCTGTCATCTCGCTGCTTAATACGATTAACAACATCGCAGAAAGGGAACAGTTCAGCGATCGGGATATCATTGTGCCAATCGACGAAGCGCATATTGTAACTGCTAACCCGCTGTTGGGCCCGTATGCAACCAAAATTGTCAAAATGTGGCGTAAGCTCGGATCATGGCTGTGGTTGTTCACACAGAACCTGGAGGATTTCCCTGACACTGCGAAAAAAATGCTCAATATGGCGGAGTGGTGGATCTGCCTCGTTATGCCACCTGATGAAGTTGAACAAATAGCGCGATTTAAGACGCTCACAGAAGAGCAGAAGGCGATGCTGTTGTCCGCGACAAAACTTCCGAGAAAATACACAGAGGGAGTTATTTTGTCCCGTAAGGTACAGGCGTTGTTTCGTGCGGTCCCCCCCAGTTTGTACCTGGCGCTGGGAATGACTGAAAAAGAGGAAAAAGCCGAAAGACGGGCCATTATGAATGAATTAAATTGCCCGGAGCTTGAGGCCGCATTTCACGTTGCGCGCCGCCTCGATGAGAAACGTGGCATTGGTACTATTCAGGGGACAATATGA
- a CDS encoding TIGR03751 family conjugal transfer lipoprotein, whose amino-acid sequence MLVVVPLALSGCSTSKEEMLPPGDSTMLELWNDGASATHATNESRTTLRRPVTDSEREINQQVSNSYSRTQENEIQQTFPRLPNPDMVMYVFPHLAGGNTPVPGYSTVFPFYSQVQYALPGERTEDL is encoded by the coding sequence ATGTTGGTCGTTGTACCGCTTGCCCTCTCGGGTTGCAGTACGTCAAAAGAGGAAATGTTGCCGCCTGGCGACAGCACCATGCTTGAATTATGGAACGATGGTGCATCGGCAACTCATGCTACCAACGAGAGCAGAACAACACTTCGCCGGCCAGTTACAGACAGCGAACGTGAGATCAATCAGCAGGTCAGTAACAGCTACAGCCGCACCCAGGAAAATGAAATTCAGCAGACGTTCCCGCGTCTGCCAAATCCTGACATGGTCATGTATGTTTTCCCGCATCTGGCTGGCGGGAACACGCCGGTTCCAGGCTACAGCACCGTCTTTCCTTTCTACAGCCAGGTACAGTATGCGTTGCCTGGTGAGCGAACGGAGGATCTCTGA
- a CDS encoding PFL_4703 family integrating conjugative element protein: protein MSRFRNGITARDNHIISLRIACVLLALGLFVTSLGWMRAPSELTIHNPPDLRSGSTRKWWEVPPSTVYSFAFYIFQQLNSWPKNGEADYTAKIAQMSPYLTPSCQDFLNKDAEMRKNNDELRDRVRVVYEIPRRGYSNRSVTVIDEDHWVVRLDLVADEYFHTEPVKRALARYPMKVVRWEGDPERNPFGLALDCYDSAPQRLEAISLPEPEQKSGAFN from the coding sequence ATGAGTCGTTTTCGTAACGGTATAACCGCCCGCGATAATCATATTATTTCGTTACGTATCGCTTGTGTTTTGCTGGCTCTGGGGCTGTTCGTCACCAGTCTGGGATGGATGCGAGCGCCCTCGGAACTGACAATTCACAACCCACCCGACCTGCGTTCCGGCAGCACCCGAAAATGGTGGGAGGTCCCGCCATCTACGGTTTACAGTTTTGCTTTTTACATTTTTCAGCAACTGAATTCCTGGCCGAAAAATGGGGAAGCTGACTACACAGCCAAAATTGCCCAAATGAGCCCGTATTTGACGCCGTCCTGTCAGGATTTTCTCAATAAGGACGCCGAGATGCGCAAGAATAATGACGAGCTGCGCGATCGTGTACGCGTGGTATACGAAATCCCCCGTCGTGGTTACAGCAACCGCAGCGTGACCGTCATTGATGAAGATCATTGGGTGGTACGGCTGGACCTGGTAGCTGACGAATATTTCCATACCGAACCCGTTAAGCGTGCCCTGGCGCGTTATCCAATGAAAGTGGTTCGCTGGGAAGGTGACCCAGAGCGAAATCCGTTTGGACTGGCACTGGATTGCTATGACAGCGCGCCACAAAGACTTGAGGCGATCTCCTTGCCTGAGCCAGAACAAAAGTCGGGAGCATTCAATTGA
- a CDS encoding integrating conjugative element protein, whose translation MKKAGLLLIFASLPAMAADISLSSSGASVSGNAISDGLFYSIGGGSVISPPPSRNNMSRIGINGGLSSDLMCGNFDIKTTVGNQLNGITSGFKDLMGNVIQGATGAVMSMPAMAIQRANPGLYEMLTNGVLQAGLSFDKAMLNCQSMSKKLADYTIGNKWQQVAVSEEYKDIVATSGGDAVSSDQKLQKATGEEGVTWVGGQKRGGKGQPAIQPTRDLAKAGYNMMNNLPVTSNSSVGSSSCNGTACQRYKSSEEAAAAVVKVLGDRSIRTCRETSECTSGGTDNQPGSAVAGTGFSPILEDATKENLEQLSKLVSGELQPTTDNLSALKTGSLVVTRGVIQALRDDPDKAALVQRLAGELAMSDTVETALTMRRMLTTGESEPNAAEQPEAIAEGDRRIDALDRELTALRNEMELRKSISNNSLLTALERQGTRNQDNRLQQKAGNEDQGFSQMGQSQSSGAN comes from the coding sequence ATGAAAAAAGCAGGACTTTTACTGATTTTTGCCTCGCTGCCGGCAATGGCAGCTGATATCTCTTTGTCTTCATCGGGGGCGTCAGTTAGCGGTAACGCTATCAGCGATGGGCTCTTTTATTCTATTGGTGGTGGTTCGGTTATTTCACCCCCGCCCAGTCGTAACAATATGTCCAGGATAGGCATTAATGGTGGCCTTAGCAGTGATCTGATGTGTGGCAATTTCGACATCAAAACAACCGTTGGCAACCAGCTGAATGGTATTACCAGCGGGTTTAAGGATTTGATGGGGAATGTGATTCAGGGGGCGACCGGTGCTGTCATGAGTATGCCGGCAATGGCTATTCAGCGCGCAAACCCCGGGCTGTATGAAATGCTCACCAATGGCGTTCTGCAGGCCGGTTTGAGTTTTGATAAAGCGATGTTGAACTGTCAGAGCATGTCGAAGAAGCTGGCTGATTATACCATCGGCAATAAATGGCAGCAGGTAGCCGTCTCTGAAGAGTACAAAGATATTGTGGCCACAAGTGGTGGCGATGCGGTTTCCAGCGACCAGAAACTGCAAAAAGCAACCGGAGAGGAAGGCGTGACGTGGGTCGGTGGGCAGAAAAGGGGAGGTAAGGGGCAGCCCGCAATTCAACCCACTCGGGATCTGGCCAAAGCTGGTTATAACATGATGAATAATTTGCCAGTGACCAGTAACAGCAGCGTCGGCTCCTCGAGCTGCAATGGTACCGCATGCCAACGTTATAAATCTTCTGAAGAGGCCGCAGCGGCCGTTGTTAAAGTGCTTGGTGATCGCTCCATCAGGACTTGCCGGGAAACCAGTGAATGTACCAGTGGTGGAACCGATAACCAGCCGGGCAGTGCTGTCGCTGGTACTGGCTTTTCTCCCATCCTTGAGGATGCCACGAAAGAGAATCTGGAGCAGCTTAGTAAGCTGGTTAGTGGTGAACTGCAGCCCACCACTGATAACCTTTCCGCACTGAAAACCGGCAGTCTGGTTGTCACCCGCGGGGTAATTCAGGCATTACGTGACGATCCAGACAAAGCGGCCCTGGTTCAACGGCTTGCCGGCGAACTGGCGATGTCCGATACCGTTGAAACCGCGCTAACAATGCGCAGGATGCTCACCACCGGTGAATCCGAACCTAATGCTGCAGAGCAGCCGGAAGCTATTGCCGAGGGTGATCGCCGCATCGATGCCCTCGATCGCGAGCTGACGGCGCTGCGTAATGAGATGGAGTTACGCAAATCTATCAGCAATAACAGTCTGCTTACGGCACTGGAACGGCAGGGAACAAGGAATCAGGATAACCGTCTGCAGCAGAAAGCCGGTAACGAGGACCAGGGCTTCAGCCAGATGGGCCAGTCTCAGTCTTCCGGAGCAAACTGA
- a CDS encoding TIGR03758 family integrating conjugative element protein: protein MAMNGSQLNGWSAGTGSSLTPGQLNLLILGTLAIVVLLFSAWALVQAYRGLVSKSVTFRQFNELLIRLIVLYLLTLFLFFH, encoded by the coding sequence ATGGCGATGAATGGCTCTCAGCTAAATGGATGGAGTGCGGGCACCGGAAGCAGCCTCACGCCCGGGCAACTGAACCTCTTGATCCTCGGTACGCTCGCCATCGTCGTTCTCCTTTTCAGCGCATGGGCACTGGTGCAGGCCTACCGTGGCCTGGTCAGTAAATCAGTGACGTTCAGGCAGTTCAATGAGCTGCTAATTCGACTGATTGTGCTTTATCTGCTGACCCTGTTTCTGTTTTTCCACTGA
- a CDS encoding TIGR03757 family integrating conjugative element protein, whose amino-acid sequence MKMPFCCLAALFLSVGASAGTVIYTDSSHAIAANPGPDVSVVELDAPERAQADIFGQLSADPVLAEQRARAVISSPNFRQQQQQLAEAYAGVTHAWSLGLEKYPAVVFDDVFVVYGTTDVNEATRQLAAWKEKNR is encoded by the coding sequence ATGAAAATGCCATTTTGCTGCCTGGCAGCACTGTTCCTTTCCGTCGGTGCCAGTGCCGGCACAGTGATATATACCGACTCCTCTCATGCCATAGCAGCAAATCCTGGTCCGGATGTCTCCGTTGTTGAGCTCGATGCGCCCGAACGTGCACAGGCTGACATTTTCGGTCAGTTATCTGCCGATCCCGTTCTTGCAGAACAACGTGCCCGGGCAGTGATCTCTTCCCCGAATTTCCGGCAGCAGCAACAACAACTGGCGGAAGCTTATGCGGGTGTCACTCATGCCTGGTCCCTCGGCCTGGAAAAATACCCGGCTGTGGTTTTTGATGACGTCTTTGTTGTCTACGGTACGACTGATGTCAACGAGGCGACCCGTCAGCTCGCTGCCTGGAAGGAGAAGAACCGATGA